In Akkermansia muciniphila ATCC BAA-835, the genomic stretch CCTCTGATGATTTCCGCCACATAGGCGCCTGAGTTGAAGCCGAAGGCCACCACGGCCACCAACACTTTGCTGACATCCACGGAGCCGAAGATGACAAAATAGATCATGAGCAGTTGAACGACCACCGGCGTGCCGCGGATGACTGTCAGGTACAGTTTGCAGAGGGCATTCAGGAAACGGAGATTGCCCGTTTTGTCATGCGTGGCGCGGATGACGGCCACCACAAAGCCAACCAGAATGCCCAGCAGAACGGAAAAGAAAGAGACCTCCACCGTCACCAGAAAGCCGTTGGTCAGGTATTTCCAGCGGCCTTCCTGCATGAAATTGACATAAAAGGATTCTTTCAGGTCCAGCCATATATTTTCCAGCCAGCCCCCTCCGGAAGCGTGTTGTTCGGGACCGGCAGCGGATTTAACCTGCATGGCCGCATAAGCGTTCCGTATTTCCTCCAGCTTTCCGGAGGCTTTCAATGCTGCAATGGTGCCGTTAATATCCTGAAGGAGAGCCGTATCTCCCTTGCGGACGGCAATGGCGTAGGATTCGGAAGTGAGGGGCTCCGGCAGAATTTCCAGCCGATCATTGCCCGCTACGTACATTGTTGCCGGATCCTGGTCAATGACGGCGGCGTCCACCTTGCCTGCCGCCACGGCGGCCACAGCCAGCGCTCCGTTAGGGAAGCGTTCCGGCTGCTGGATGTTCCGTGTGACGTAAATGTCTCCCGTGGCCCCGTGCTGCACTCCGATTCTTTTGCCGCGGATATCTTCCCGCTTCCGGATGGGAGAACCTTTGGGAACGATGATAACCTGAGCGGCTTCCACATAGGGAATGGAGAAGTCCACTTTCCTCCTGCGTTCCGGCGTAACCGTGATTCCGGAGGCGGCTACGTCCGCCTTTCCGGAAACTACAGCCGTAATCACGGAATCAAAGCTCATGTCTTCAATGACCAGCTCCCTGCCGGTGCGCTGGGCTACCTCCCGCATGATTTCCGGGTCAATGCCCAGGATGGCGTTTCCGTCCCGGAATTCGTAGGGAGGGAAAGTCGCTTCCGTCACCATCAGGATTCTGCCGTTTTCCGCCGCTGGTGCGCCGCAGCATAGGAGAAGCCAGAGCGTCAGCAGGGCTCCGAGATGATTCAGAAAGGAAATGGATGGCATGAAAGCAAGGGGAAAAGGTGAAGTCTGAACCGGCGGGGTATATGATTTACCTGCCTGCAACGCAATAAAAAACTGTTTCCTCCCGGTTCCGGTTTGTCCTGTCCCACGGCAGGGAAGCGGAGTAGCGGGCCGGACGGAGAGGAAATGGCAACGAATATGAATGGCATGAACCCGGAAGATACCCAGGATTTTTTTGTTTATTAGCAAGAGGGAGGGAATGTATCTTGTGATAATTTTCCCGATTAATATTTCCAAAGGGAGGGAGGATCAAACTTCCTGCTTTGGTGGCGGTGTATGTTTGGTTTTGGAAAATTGTCATGCATCCAGAATGTGATGCATGGCAAGGTGCATGGCGGAACCATAGGGCTGGGTGGAAGACCGCGCAAAGCAAAAAAGTTTGAGGCCTTGCAGGATGAAGTATTCTGCAAGGCCTCACGAATGGGAAATTGGTCGGGTTGACAGGATTCGAACCTGCGACCCCCTGCACCCCATGCAGGTGCGCTACCAGACTGCGCTACAACCCGATGAACTCGGACCGACCGGGGTCGTGTCTTGTGACGGCGAGGTGTATATAGGAAAACTTTAGTGTTGGCAAGAGTCTTTTTTCATAGCATACCTTTTTTGTCATGAAGCAAGTTCAAGTTGCAGTCGTCGGGGCCAGTGGCTACACCGGGCAGGAATTGTTGCGCATCCTGCTGAACCATCGCGGGGTGAAGCTGGTGTGCGCTACTTCCCGCCAGTATGCCGGGCAGCCGTTGTGGGAGGTTTTTCCCCGTTTTCGTCAGGTTCCGGGTTCCGGCCTGAAGTTTACGGATTCCGATGTGGAGGCGATTGCCGCCACTGGGGCGGAGGTCGCTTTTCTGGCCCTGCCTCATGGCGTGGCTGCTTCCTATGCCCGCGGCCTGGTGGACAGGGGCGTGCGCGTGATTGACCTGAGCGCGGATTTTCGCCTGGACAGCCCGGATGTGTACGAAGAGTATTACGGGAACCCCCACCCGGATACGGCCCTGATGCAGGAAGCCGTGTACGGTTTGCCGGAGTGGCGCCGGGAGGAGATTGCCCGGGCGCGCATTGTGGCTTCCCCCGGCTGCTATCCCACCAGCATTCTTCTGCCTCTCATTCCCTTGTTCAGGGCGGGCATGCTGGAGCCGGAGGACGTGGTGGCCTGTTCCGGCAGCGGCGTGAGCGGAGCAGGGCGCAAGGCATCCATTCCGCTGCTGTTCTGCGAGTGCAATGAGAGTTTTCATGCTTACGGAGTACCGAAACACCGCCATTTGAGCGAAATTGAGCAGGAGCTTTCCCATGCCGCCGGGGAAACGGTGGTGATGTCCTTCACCCCCCATTTGATTCCCGTTAATACGGGTATTTGCTCCACGATTACGGCCAAAGTGAAAAAAGGGGCGGACCCCGAGTCCGTCGGCCGCCTGCTGGAAGAAGCCTATGCTGCGGCCCCGTTCGTCCGCCTTCTGGGGCGTAACCAGCCTGCGGATACCAAGAATGTAACACGGACGAACTGCGTGGATATTGGCTGGGCTTATGATCCCCGCACGAACCGCGTGATTCTGATGAGCGCAGAGGATAATGTGGTGAAGGGCGCGGGTGGGCAGGCCGTTCAGTCCTTCAATATCATGTGCGGATTTGATGAAACGGAAGGCTTGTGGGTTCTGTAGCTTTTTGATACGCTGAAAGGCACTTTCAAGACGATGAATGATTCATCCTATATTCCGGTTGACGGGGGCGTTTGCGCGCCCCAGGGCTTTTTGGGGAGCGCCGTAAGCTGCGGCATCAAGAAGCCTACGGCCACGCGTCTGGACCTGGCCCTGATTTATTCCACGGAACCCTGCGTTTCCGCAGGAACGTTTACGACCAACCGCGTGCAGGCCGCCTGCGTGAAGGTGAGCCGGGAGCATCTCCGGAAAGGAAATATCCGCGCCATCGTGGCGAACAGCGGGAACGCGAACGCCTGCACCGGAACCCGGGGGGTGGAGGACGCCAGGGGTGAATGCCGCAGCGTTGCTGAGCTTCTGGGGCTGGAGCCTGCAGAAGTGGCCGTATGTTCCACCGGCGTGATTGGCCTGCCAATGCCTATGATGCGCATTTACCCGAAGTTTCCGGAATTGGCGGAGGGGCTTTCCCGCGACAAGGGGCATGAGGTGGCTCAGGCCGTGATGACCAGTGATACGAAGGAGAAAATTATTGCCATTGAGTTTGTAGTGCAGGGCAAACCCGTGCGCATCGGCGCCTGCTGCAAGGGGGCGGGCATGATCAATCCCTGCATGGCGACCATGCTGTGCTTTATCACGACGGATGCGGGCGTTTCCCGCGATGTGCTGGAGCTGTGCGTGCAGTCCGGAGTGAAGAGTTCTTTTAACTGCATCACCATTGACGGAGACATGAGCACGAATGACACGGTTCTGGTGATGGCGAATGGGGCATCCGGCGTGAAGCTGGAAACTCCGGAAGATATTTACGCATTCCAGCAGGCTTTGGCCCATGTGATGCTGGAACTGGCCAAGCACATCGTGCAGGACGGAGAGCGGGTGACCAAGTTCGTCACCGTGCATGTGACGGGAGGCCGCACGGAGGATGAAGCGAAAAAAGCGGCGGAAGCCGTAGCCAAGTCTTCCCTGGTAAAGAGTTCCTGGAACGGGAATGATCCCAACTGGGGGCGCATTATTCATGCCGTGGGCTACTGCGGAGCAAAAGTGGACGAAGAGAAGATAGACATTGACATCGCTGGTCTGGCCGCCTGCCGCGGCGGCGTGCAGGCGGATACTCCGTCCGACGATTTGCGGCAAGCCGTGCAGGTTCCCGCGTTCCAGGTGGATATCAATTTGAATCGGGGCGAGTTTTCCCATACGGTGTATACCACGGATTTGTCTCCGGAATATGTGGATTTCAACCGTTCCGAGTATGCATACTGGAACCAGGCGAAAGCGGACGGCCTGACCTGTTAACCGTTTCTGTCATGGCGCGTGGCAAATGCCGCCAGGGAAAGGCGGGGGGAATGGCCCCCGCCGCCGGGATGCTGATGGAGGTGCGGCGCCTTCTGGATGAAGGCGCCTTCCGCGCTTCCCGTGCCCAACGTTTCTGTACCGGTGCGGCGGATTGCTGCCGGTTCCGCCTGACCGGGGAGACGCCGCATGTAACGCTGGGGGAGGCATGGGTGGCCTGGAAGGCGTGGCGTGCTTCCGGACGCACCCGGTTGGAGCTGCCTCCGGACGGGAGCTGCCCTTTCTTGAGCGGTCAGGGAAGATGCATGATTTATGAAGGCAGGCCGTTGGCGTGCCGCACTCATTTCTGCGTACCGGCCGGGGGCGCCTTGCCCCGCCGGGAGGTTATTGACCTGATCCATGCGCTGGAAGATATTGACGCAGCGCTGGGCGGCGATGGCGCAGCCCGGCTGCCGGAGGCCGTGGAACGGCTGTCCCGAAAAGGCCCGGCGGATGGAAGGAAGAGGCGGCGATGATGATCCGGGGGTGACGGCAGTCAGGCGTCTATTTCCAAGCGGAAGCACATTTTTTCAGGCCATGGGAACATGTTTTCCCTTCGTGTGTCCATGGCTGGACCTGGTTAGAGGATAGAAGTAAGCAGGAGAATGCCTGTTCAGGCCTCCGAGTCCGTTTGTTTCTCTTTTTCCTGTTTGGAGGCCAGATGGCGCAGGGCGCTGGCGGCCTTTTTGTTGCCGTGCCGGACGGCTTTCTGATACCATTCTTCCGCCTGTTTATCGTCCTGCTCAATGCCGTAGCCGTGGGCGTAGCAGTTGCCCACATTGAACATGGCTGTGGCGTTGCCCTGTTCCGCCGCCTTAAGGTACCATTTCAGGGCTTTTTCCCGGTTGACGGGCGTTCCTTTTCCGTTCAGATGGCACCACCCCAGGTTGAGCTGGGCTGTTGTATGCCCCTGTTCTGCGGCTTTGGTGTACCAGTGGACGGCTTTGGCCATGTCCACTTCCATGCCCCGGCCGTTGCCGTAGCACCATCCCAGCGTGTATTGGGCCGTAATCTGGCCCTGAAGGGCTGATTTGTGATACCATACCAGCGCTTTGTCCAGATCCGGCTCCACGCCGAAACCGTTTTCATAGCACCATCCCAGATTGTACTGGGCCGTAGCGTGGTTCTGCATGGCGGCTTCTTCGTACCAGTAAGCGGCTTTCCGCGGGTTTTTGGGGGTTCCGCTTCCGTTGCCATAGCACCAGGCCAGGTTATACTGGGCGCGGGGGTCTCCCTGTTCTGCAGCCTGCTTGTACCAGTATACGGCCTGTTCCCAGTTTTTCCGGCTGGGGCTGTTGGCATAAATCCAGCCGAGGTTGAGCTGGGCTACCGCGTGGCCCTGTTCCGCCGCTTTTTTGTACCAGCCGATGGCCTGGTGTTCGTCTTTTTCCACTCCCAGGCCATTGACATAGCAGAACCCAAGGTCAAATTGCGCGGTGGGGTGCCCCTGTTCGGCGGCTTTCCGGTACCAGTAAAAGGCCTTGTCGTTGTCCTGAGGGGCGCCGATGCCGTTGGAATAAGCCCATCCCAGGTTGAGCTGGGCTGTAACGTGGCCCAGTTCCGCCGCCTGCTGGTAGCAGTAGAAGGCTTCCTGCTGGTTTTCCGCCACCCCGCGTCCCTGTTCGTAGTTGATTGCCAGCTGGAACAGCGCCTGGGCGTCTCCTTTCAGAGCTATTTGCTGAAGGGTTTCTACGTCGACGGAATAGGTGGAGACGGTGTTTTCCTGCTCGCCGTGGTTGTGGGAAGCGTCATTCATTTCACAGGTAACCGCACTGGGGAACACTGGGACAATTTTTGCTCTCCTGAACTTGTGCGCTCGCCGATTCTGCACATTTCCCCCATAAGAATCAAGACCCGTTTTTATTGGGGCCGGAGTTCGGAAAGCTTTACCGTCCAGCGCGCCTGCGGCGGGACAGGGCGAGGAATGAACCGCCAAGGAAGAGGATTCCGGCGCCGGGTTCCGGGATTCTCAGATCCCCCAGCGGAGCGGTGAAGCTCTGTATTTCCCCTAGGCGGATGCCCGTCAGTCCCGCTTCTTCGTAATTATAACTGTACACGTCGTTTTCTCCATCCATGCTGGTCAGATAAATGTCGCAGTGGGAAAGGCCGTTTTCATCCGTATAGTCGTTCACGACTACTTTCTGGCGGAACATTCCCACCGCATAGTCGTCCGAGTCCGTCAGGTAGATAACCAGATTGTCGTCTTCGTCCGTGTCGTAGCCCCACATGGTGATGGCGTGGCCTCTCCCTTCTTCCCCGACGGTCAGAGTGGTTCCCCAGTTGTTGTTGATGCTGTTTGTCAGCTTCTGGTAAACGCCGCTTCTGGTGTCTCCGTCCCAGAAGCTGTATGCGGAAAATAAGGGGTTGTCAACAGCTCCTCCGCTTGAGGACTGCGGGACTGTCAGTCCCAGCTCTTTCCAGTATCCTCCGGAAGCCGTCGTCGTAGAAAGGCTCGGATAGGCGGTGGTATCCAGCATTCCGCCGTTGATCCACCAGTTGTAGGCTTGTTCCACGGAGCCTCCGCTGTTTGTCCAGTTCGTGGAGATGGTCTGGTAAATAGCCAGCTGGGCGACCTGCGGCATGACATCGTAAGTGGCGGATTTCCCGTTGGGCGTGGCGGATTTCAGGTCGCTTCTGGTATCCTGCCACCATTGGAGAACGTTGGAGGCCGCCGCCGCCCAGCAGATATTCTGATCATAGGGAAGGTACAGCCATTCATTGGGCCGTGCGGAAACCGGAGGATTTAGCGGATTGGTAGGATGGGGCTTGGTCCCCCATGTCCATTTGGTTTTTTTATTGCAATCATACCATCCGCCGGATTCGGAGACGTTTTCAAGGAATACGGGCGCGGCATGAAGCGCTCCGGGAAGGAGCAGTGCCGCCAGAGCCGGAGAGAGGGAGCGGAGAGTCATAGGAAAAAAGGAATATGTAATTCCTTTTTTGTTAAAAAAAAGCCCGGGAGGTCGTCAAGATAATAAATAGGGGAAGGAGGCGAATAAACCCCGGAGAGGCAGATTTTTTTCCGAAGACGCCGGGAACGGGATGTCCGGGGGACAGGACAGATGAATGATTTTCAGGGGCTGCCGTTGTTAACGGGGGACGAGCCAGGGAGAAGTGGGCGCTTCCGGATTGGACGCTACATCTGCGGGGGAGCCCTCGGCCACGATATTGCCGCCGTGCCTGCCGGCTCCGGGGCCCATGTCCACCAGGTAGTCCGCGGCATTGAGCAGGTCCTTGTGGTGTTCCACGCAGAGGATGGTGTGTCCGGCATCCCTCAGGCGGAAAAGGGCTGCCAGGAGAAGGGCCACTTCATTGAAGTGGAGGCCGCTGGTGGGTTCGTCCAGAATGAACAGGGCCCGTTTCCCGTCTTCCTCCAGTTTCCAGGCCGGGGCTTTGGCCAGTTCCGCAGCTATTTTTATGCGCTGGGATTCTCCGCCGGAAAGGGTGTCCGCCCTGCGGTTGAGATTGAGGTATCCCAGCCCTACGTCCTGCATGCTTTTCAGGATGGCGGCGGCTCTGGGCAGGGAGGAAAAGAATTCCGCCGCTTCGTCCACGGTCAGGGCCAGCGCCTGGGCAATGGATTTCCCTTTCCAGGTGACTTCCAGCGTTTCCCTGTTGTAGCACTGCCCCTGGCAGGCGTCGCAGGGCATTGCCACGTTTCCCAGAAAGTTCATGTCCACTTCAATCATGCCCGTTCCCTGGCACCGTTCACAGCGGCCTCCGCGAATGTTGGGGGAAAAGCGCGCCGCCGTATATCCCCTCTGCTTGGAAAGGGGGAGCTGTGCGTAAAGGGGGCGCAGCACCTGGAGCAGGCCGGTAGCGGTGGCCGGTGTGGAGCGCGGCGTTTTGCCGATGGGCGACTGGTCGATGACGACGAGGCGGTTGAAGTGTTCCGTTCCCTGCACGCGGCGCGGAATACCCTTTTTCCCGGAGAGATCTTGCCTGACTGCGGGGATGAGGCAGTCCCGGACAAGGGTGGATTTCCCTGAACCGGAAGGGCCGGAGATGCAGGTCAGTGTGCCGACCGGGATATTCAGAGTGACGTTGTTGAGGTTGTGCTTGTCCGCACCGGTCAGTACCAGACGCCCCGCAGGAGCCGTCTTGCGTCCGGAGGCGGGCATGTTTCGCTTGCCTGAAAGCCATTCCCCGGTGGGGCTTCCTGAATTTCCCAGTATCTCAGCAAGGGAGCCCTGCGCCAGAATACGGCCTCCGTTGGTTCCGGAGCCGGGGCCCATGTCCACCAGGTGATCCGCCGCGGTTAGAATTTGTTCATCATGCTCTACGACCAGTACTGTGTTGCCCTGGTTCCGGAGCGTCCGGAGAGCGCGGAGCAGGCGGTCCGTATCGGCGGGGTGCAGTCCGGCCGTGGGTTCGTCCAGGATGTAAAGGACTCCGGAAAGGCCGCCTCCCAGCTGGGAAGCCAGGCGCGCCCTCTGCAGTTCGCCTCCGGAGAGGGTGTTTGCCTGGCGGTCCAGGGACAGGTAGGAGAGTCCCAGCTCATTCAGGAAGCGCACGCGTTTGTTGATTTCCTCCATGAGCGGGGTCAATGCCGCCGCCAGGGAGGGGGGCGTTTTCAGTCGTTCCAGTTCTCCTGCCATATCTTCCAGAGGAAGAGCCGTCAGTTCCGCGAGATTGTAGGCCCGGTCCGGCGCAGGCATGGTGACGGCCAGGGCCAGAGGGGAAAGACGCTGGCCTCCGCAGG encodes the following:
- a CDS encoding amino acid ABC transporter permease; protein product: MWLDLKESFYVNFMQEGRWKYLTNGFLVTVEVSFFSVLLGILVGFVVAVIRATHDKTGNLRFLNALCKLYLTVIRGTPVVVQLLMIYFVIFGSVDVSKVLVAVVAFGFNSGAYVAEIIRGGIMSIDKGQFEAGRSLGLGYAQTMIYIILPQAFKNVLPSLGNEFIVLLKETSVSGYIALQDLTKGGDIIRSQTYTAFMPLTAVALIYLSVVMLFSWMLGKLERKLKNNE
- the argC gene encoding N-acetyl-gamma-glutamyl-phosphate reductase; translation: MKQVQVAVVGASGYTGQELLRILLNHRGVKLVCATSRQYAGQPLWEVFPRFRQVPGSGLKFTDSDVEAIAATGAEVAFLALPHGVAASYARGLVDRGVRVIDLSADFRLDSPDVYEEYYGNPHPDTALMQEAVYGLPEWRREEIARARIVASPGCYPTSILLPLIPLFRAGMLEPEDVVACSGSGVSGAGRKASIPLLFCECNESFHAYGVPKHRHLSEIEQELSHAAGETVVMSFTPHLIPVNTGICSTITAKVKKGADPESVGRLLEEAYAAAPFVRLLGRNQPADTKNVTRTNCVDIGWAYDPRTNRVILMSAEDNVVKGAGGQAVQSFNIMCGFDETEGLWVL
- the argJ gene encoding bifunctional glutamate N-acetyltransferase/amino-acid acetyltransferase ArgJ, translated to MNDSSYIPVDGGVCAPQGFLGSAVSCGIKKPTATRLDLALIYSTEPCVSAGTFTTNRVQAACVKVSREHLRKGNIRAIVANSGNANACTGTRGVEDARGECRSVAELLGLEPAEVAVCSTGVIGLPMPMMRIYPKFPELAEGLSRDKGHEVAQAVMTSDTKEKIIAIEFVVQGKPVRIGACCKGAGMINPCMATMLCFITTDAGVSRDVLELCVQSGVKSSFNCITIDGDMSTNDTVLVMANGASGVKLETPEDIYAFQQALAHVMLELAKHIVQDGERVTKFVTVHVTGGRTEDEAKKAAEAVAKSSLVKSSWNGNDPNWGRIIHAVGYCGAKVDEEKIDIDIAGLAACRGGVQADTPSDDLRQAVQVPAFQVDINLNRGEFSHTVYTTDLSPEYVDFNRSEYAYWNQAKADGLTC
- a CDS encoding YkgJ family cysteine cluster protein, which codes for MARGKCRQGKAGGMAPAAGMLMEVRRLLDEGAFRASRAQRFCTGAADCCRFRLTGETPHVTLGEAWVAWKAWRASGRTRLELPPDGSCPFLSGQGRCMIYEGRPLACRTHFCVPAGGALPRREVIDLIHALEDIDAALGGDGAARLPEAVERLSRKGPADGRKRRR
- a CDS encoding SEL1-like repeat protein, producing the protein MNDASHNHGEQENTVSTYSVDVETLQQIALKGDAQALFQLAINYEQGRGVAENQQEAFYCYQQAAELGHVTAQLNLGWAYSNGIGAPQDNDKAFYWYRKAAEQGHPTAQFDLGFCYVNGLGVEKDEHQAIGWYKKAAEQGHAVAQLNLGWIYANSPSRKNWEQAVYWYKQAAEQGDPRAQYNLAWCYGNGSGTPKNPRKAAYWYEEAAMQNHATAQYNLGWCYENGFGVEPDLDKALVWYHKSALQGQITAQYTLGWCYGNGRGMEVDMAKAVHWYTKAAEQGHTTAQLNLGWCHLNGKGTPVNREKALKWYLKAAEQGNATAMFNVGNCYAHGYGIEQDDKQAEEWYQKAVRHGNKKAASALRHLASKQEKEKQTDSEA
- a CDS encoding IdeS/Mac family cysteine endopeptidase (This family includes IgM or IgG-cleaving cysteine proteases.) translates to MTLRSLSPALAALLLPGALHAAPVFLENVSESGGWYDCNKKTKWTWGTKPHPTNPLNPPVSARPNEWLYLPYDQNICWAAAASNVLQWWQDTRSDLKSATPNGKSATYDVMPQVAQLAIYQTISTNWTNSGGSVEQAYNWWINGGMLDTTAYPSLSTTTASGGYWKELGLTVPQSSSGGAVDNPLFSAYSFWDGDTRSGVYQKLTNSINNNWGTTLTVGEEGRGHAITMWGYDTDEDDNLVIYLTDSDDYAVGMFRQKVVVNDYTDENGLSHCDIYLTSMDGENDVYSYNYEEAGLTGIRLGEIQSFTAPLGDLRIPEPGAGILFLGGSFLALSRRRRAGR
- a CDS encoding excinuclease ABC subunit UvrA, with product MNLPISIRGARQHNLRNLNLDLPSNKLIVFCGPSGSGKSSLAFDTLFSESRRRFLDCLSARSRQGMDQPEKPEVDSITGLPPALCLEQSARQQSSRTLLGSITEILDYLRILYAAAGTPHDPETGKELERKSPDRITEELVSLPEHTRLILTAPAENLLAQDPAATLADFQRQGFLRVYWNGEMRDIEEISSPVPPPPDAALVIDRLIVRGENTASRIADSLQTALRINPDEVRAIITIPGEEASIRAFHTRYRNPETGFLLPQLTPRHFSFNSPLGACPSCRGTGLNEQENGPCRACGGQRLSPLALAVTMPAPDRAYNLAELTALPLEDMAGELERLKTPPSLAAALTPLMEEINKRVRFLNELGLSYLSLDRQANTLSGGELQRARLASQLGGGLSGVLYILDEPTAGLHPADTDRLLRALRTLRNQGNTVLVVEHDEQILTAADHLVDMGPGSGTNGGRILAQGSLAEILGNSGSPTGEWLSGKRNMPASGRKTAPAGRLVLTGADKHNLNNVTLNIPVGTLTCISGPSGSGKSTLVRDCLIPAVRQDLSGKKGIPRRVQGTEHFNRLVVIDQSPIGKTPRSTPATATGLLQVLRPLYAQLPLSKQRGYTAARFSPNIRGGRCERCQGTGMIEVDMNFLGNVAMPCDACQGQCYNRETLEVTWKGKSIAQALALTVDEAAEFFSSLPRAAAILKSMQDVGLGYLNLNRRADTLSGGESQRIKIAAELAKAPAWKLEEDGKRALFILDEPTSGLHFNEVALLLAALFRLRDAGHTILCVEHHKDLLNAADYLVDMGPGAGRHGGNIVAEGSPADVASNPEAPTSPWLVPR